A genomic window from Salvelinus namaycush isolate Seneca chromosome 21, SaNama_1.0, whole genome shotgun sequence includes:
- the LOC120066005 gene encoding leucine-rich repeat-containing protein 4C-like: protein MLNKMTSSWQQQTMRGPRWNRVLSDPLFVLLLALQLLAVAGLVRAQTCPSVCSCSNQFSKVICTRRGLRDVPDGISTNTRYLNLQENLIQVIKVDSFKHLRHLEILQLSKNHIRNIEIGAFNGLASLNTLELFDNRLTTIPNGAFEYLSKLKELWLRNNPIESIPSYAFNRVPSLRRLDLGELKRLSYISEGAFEGLSNLRYLNLGMCNLKEIPNLIPLVKLDELEMSGNQLTVIRPGSFKGLIHLQKLWMMHAQIQTIERNSFDDLQSLVELNLAHNNLTLLPHDLFTPLHHLERVHLHHNPWNCNCDILWLSWWLKEMVPANTSCCARCSSPASHKGRYIGELDQNYFHCYAPVIVEPPADLNVTEGMAAELKCRASSLTSVSWITPNGSIMTHGAYKIRISVLNDGTLNFTNVTMQDTGTYTCMVSNSAGNTTASATLNVSSTENVLSYFTTVTVETIEPVHDEGRTTVGHNVGPTPSAGSWETVSSTSTTTTTTARTPLSTRVTEKTFTIPVTDLNGGSMTGLDEVMKTTKIIIGCFVAITLMAAVMLIIFYKMRKQHHQQNHHAPQRTIEIINVDEDCVTGGPAMEGHLTLPPLEHEHLNHYNTYKTAYNHVSTINSIHSSAHEPLLIRASSKDNVQETQI, encoded by the coding sequence ATGTTGAACAAAATGACCTCTTCTTGGCAGCAGCAGACGATGAGAGGTCCTAGGTGGAACCGGGTCCTGTCCGACCCTTTGTTCGTGCTGCTCCTGGCCCTCCAGCTCCTGGCGGTGGCGGGTCTGGTGCGCGCGCAGACCTGCCCATCCGTCTGCTCCTGCAGCAACCAGTTCAGCAAGGTGATCTGCACCCGGCGGGGACTACGTGATGTCCCAGACGGCATCTCCACCAACACACGATATCTGAACCTTCAGGAGAACCTCATCCAGGTGATCAAGGTGGACAGCTTCAAGCATCTGCGGCACCTGGAGATCCTCCAGCTCAGCAAGAACCACATCCGCAACATTGAGATTGGGGCTTTCAACGGCCTGGCTAGTCTCAACACCCTGGAGCTGTTCGACAACCGCCTCACCACCATCCCCAACGGGGCCTTTGAGTACCTCTCCAAGCTCAAGGAGCTGTGGCTGAGGAACAACCCAATCGAGAGCATTCCCTCGTATGCGTTCAACAGGGTGCCCTCGCTACGGAGGCTGGACTTAGGGGAACTGAAACGCCTCTCGTATATCTCAGAGGGAGCTTTCGAGGGACTCAGCAACCTGCGCTACCTGAACCTGGGCATGTGCAATCTCAAGGAGATTCCCAACCTCATCCCTCTGGTCAAGCTGGACGAGCTAGAGATGTCAGGGAACCAGCTGACGGTCATCAGACCCGGCTCCTTCAAAGGGCTGATCCACCTGCAGAAGCTGTGGATGATGCACGCCCAGATCCAGACCATTGAGAGGAACTCCTTTGATGACCTGCAGTCGCTTGTGGAGCTCAACCTGGCCCACAACAACCTCACTCTGCTGCCCCATGATCTCTTCACCCCCCTGCACCACCTAGAGAGAGTCCACCTCCACCACAACCCCTGGAACTGCAACTGTGACATCCTGTGGCTCAGCTGGTGGCTCAAAGAGATGGTGCCGGCCAACACCAGCTGCTGCGCCCGCTGCAGTTCCCCAGCAAGCCACAAGGGGCGCTACATCGGTGAGCTGGACCAGAACTATTTCCATTGTTATGCACCGGTTATCGTAGAGCCTCCGGCTGACCTGAACGTGACAGAGGGCATGGCAGCGGAGCTGAAGTGCAGGGCAAGTTCTCTGACCTCAGTCAGTTGGATTACACCTAACGGCTCCATTATGACCCACGGTGCATACAAGATCCGCATTTCCGTGCTAAACGATGGCACGCTCAACTTCACCAACGTCACCATGCAGGACACGGGCACCTACACCTGCATGGTGAGCAACTCAGCGGGCAATACCACAGCATCTGCCACGCTGAACGTGTCATCCACAGAGAACGTCCTGAGCTACTTTACCACAGTGACAGTGGAGACCATAGAGCCAGTGCATGACGAGGGGCGCACCACAGTTGGGCATAATGTGGGCCCTACCCCCTCTGCCGGCTCCTGGGAGACCGTCTCATCCAcatctaccaccaccaccaccacggcccGGACACCCCTCTCCACCCGGGTCACAGAGAAGACCTTTACCATCCCCGTCACAGACCTGAACGGCGGCTCAATGACCGGCCTGGACGAGGTGATGAAGACCACCAAGATCATCATCGGATGCTTTGTGGCCATCACCCTCATGGCCGCTGTCATGCTCATCATCTTCTACAAGATGAGAAAGCAGCACCACCAGCAGAATCACCATGCACCCCAGCGCACCATCGAGATCATCAACGTGGACGAGGACTGTGTGACGGGCGGGCCGGCCATGGAGGGCCACCTGACTCTTCCCCCGCTCGAGCATGAGCACCTCAACCATTACAACACCTATAAGACTGCGTACAACCACGTCTCCACCATCAACTCCATACACAGCTCGGCGCACGAACCTTTGTTAATCCGGGCCAGCTCGAAAGACAATGTACAAGAGACCCAGATCTAA